A stretch of DNA from Bacillota bacterium:
ATCACAAAAATTGGGATGCAACTCCTTTGTGAAAAGTTTAGAATGCTCATTATATATGGTTTCACTATAATGTGTTTGGAATAAAATGCATGGAATATTGAGAGATTTAACCCAATCTAAAGCTAACTTGATAACCGCTTCACTTGTCCAATCAATATCCATTGTCAATAGTACTTTTTTACTCATGAGAAAAACCATGATAAAATTCAAATTTTTCTAGTGATAGATTAATATCTTTCAAGAGCTCATCTAAATTTGAATAATTCCAAATTTGTTTTGACAAATATTTCTTTTTTGCTCCATCATCAATTGTCACATGTTCCAAACGGCCATCGTGATTTAGATTCAACATTGAATCAATCATTAGTTTATTATCTTTAAAGGTAACATCGATATCAGTCTTTGAAAGGATTTCACTGATTTTCAAAGTTATTGCATGATATCTTTCATCATCAATCTCATATATGGCATCTTTGATTGGATCATCATAGGTCATATACTGATAAAATTTCCAACGATTAATCTTAAACAGATAATTGGATTGTTTTATAAACGTTGCTAATTCCTCTAAATAATCATAATTTACAGGTGTTATAACAGTATGTAATTTGGTTTCAAAACCAAGTTCATGCATATCTATCATTCTTTGTCTAAATCTACCCAAATAGTCTTTGTATGTTGCTGTGTTTCGGCCAATTTCATTTAAAACGTCTTCGTTTATAGTATCTAGAGTAATAGTAATTCTGTCTACTATCCCAACAAGTTTTAATAATATATCTTTATCAAGTAATATTGCATTACTTAATAACTCAATGCGTAAGTCGGGATATTTTTTCTTGTATATTCTAATATGTTCTATAAGTTCCAAAAAGTCTTTTAAGACTACACCTCCAATGATTGTTGGTTCACCACCAGAAAGGGTTATTTTTCTGATATCTAGGTTTTCAACTAGAGTTGTAACTGTTCTTTTTTTGTCTTCCAAACTTAGTTCGCGAGCTAATGACTCTCGACTTGTATCTCTAAAACAGTAGCCACAATTCAATAAACACCTAGGTGTTAACATATAATATATTGAAAACGACATAATTATTCCCCTTTTACTTAATATTCTAATTAAAAAACCTCTCTAGTGATACATTCCCTCAAAAATATACTAACACCATAATTAGACCAAGTAAATGCAGTTCAAGAAGCGTCCTGTTATTAATTAGTCACAATAAATCAAATATTCTTAGTATTTAATACTCCATTACGTTAGAGATTTCAACCAATCTACTGCATCTTCATCACCATATGTAATACACATTCTAATATAATTTTGGGCTCTGTCTATGTCATATTGATTGTATTCATTATCCAAGTAATATTCAGCTAATACTTTCATTGCTAATATTAGTCCTTGATTAGCAGAAGTTTCATAATAATTAATCGCTTTAGGAATATTTTTATCAACGCCAATACCATTCATGTACATATACCCTAATTGATACGCACAGTTGGAATCTTTTTTCTCTAGCCCTAAATTAAAGTACAATAAAGCTTTGTCGTAGTTTAATGGTATATTTTCACCGAACAAACAACTATTACCTAGAAAAAAACATCCGTTTGGAAATCCAAGCTTTATGCTTTCCTCAATTAACTCTATTCCTTTTTTCGTATTTTTACTTGTTCCTAGACCTAAAAACATACATTCCCCCATCATATACAATGCAGGTAAGTATCCACTGGCTGCACTTGAAAATAGATCAAATGCTTTAAAAGGATCCTTTTCAACAAAATCACCTGTAAAAAACCTTAGTCCAAGTTTATACATCGAAACCTGATTTCCTCTTTCTGAGGCTTTAATATAATAATCAAATGCTTTTGAATGGTCCTTCTCAACATATTTTCCTTCTTCAAACATAATGCCAAGATTATAGTATCCATAACTATCATCCATTTTTGATGCTTCTAAAAAGCAAGTATAGGCTTTCTCATATTCTTCTTCTTTCATGTGATTTAGTCCTAAATCAACTAAATCTTCAGAATTTCTTTTTATAGGTATATCATCTTTTTTGGAATTTTCACCTGCTATTTTAATAGGGAATTTATAATTCTCTAATCCAGTTATCTGAACAATGAATTGCTTCAATCTTTCTACATCTGATAAAGCATTTTCAAAATCATCTTTCAATTTATAATTATCGTTAACTACTAAACCAAATTTTTCATTTTGCTTAACTCTCTCATAGGTAACTAAAAATATTTTTCTTACCATTATTATGAATTCAGACATATATCGAGCTTCTTCAAATGCTAGTCCACATACAAGGACTTTAAACATGTCTTCTAATATTTTTACACAGAAACTTTTAGTGTTGATTCTATTTATGTAAGAATTTAAAACCTCATTGTAATTTCCTTTTTTTATCATAGAATAATCATCTTGTAATGTTGAGTTTCTATAAAATAAAAACTCACCATTTATTTGAAAAGGCAGGTATACATTATTATCGGATAAATACTGATACAATGCTTCTTCAAGAAACACAAGGTTTCCTCCATCAGGTTTTTCTGCAAAGAAATGAAAAATAAAATCATTTTTAATCCCTTTGTTGGGCATTTGAAAGAAAAAATCGTTGCTTGTGTTTGTATAATTGCCTATTTCGAGATTGTATAGTTCTTTATTTAGAATAACAAAATTATTTCTATTTCCTTCAATAAATTTGTCTGCATTAATCAAACTTTTTAAACTCTCATCTAAGAATGGCTTTATTTTTGAAAAATTAACCGAAAGAGGTGATTTGTGTGTTGTGATTAATTCATTAAGAGAGTATTGCTTCAACTCTCTATCCTTTTTTTGTAGTGCTTTTATTCTTTCGTTTATTGACTTGACCTGTTTAAATAGTCTTTTGGAAATTAACGACTCTCTATTTTTTATTAGTTGTTCTATTAATTCTATATTTGATTTGTTATTCAATACTAGATACCTTCTTCCAAGATAATCTTTGTTAACTGATCTATTCCTTCATTATGTATTCTCTCAAGATTATCTAAATCCATTGCTTGATCGATTCTCTTAAAAATGCTGATTATTGCATTATTTAGCTTATTATACCCATTGTTCGATAAAACTGTTT
This window harbors:
- a CDS encoding radical SAM protein — its product is MSFSIYYMLTPRCLLNCGYCFRDTSRESLARELSLEDKKRTVTTLVENLDIRKITLSGGEPTIIGGVVLKDFLELIEHIRIYKKKYPDLRIELLSNAILLDKDILLKLVGIVDRITITLDTINEDVLNEIGRNTATYKDYLGRFRQRMIDMHELGFETKLHTVITPVNYDYLEELATFIKQSNYLFKINRWKFYQYMTYDDPIKDAIYEIDDERYHAITLKISEILSKTDIDVTFKDNKLMIDSMLNLNHDGRLEHVTIDDGAKKKYLSKQIWNYSNLDELLKDINLSLEKFEFYHGFSHE
- a CDS encoding sel1 repeat family protein, translated to MNNKSNIELIEQLIKNRESLISKRLFKQVKSINERIKALQKKDRELKQYSLNELITTHKSPLSVNFSKIKPFLDESLKSLINADKFIEGNRNNFVILNKELYNLEIGNYTNTSNDFFFQMPNKGIKNDFIFHFFAEKPDGGNLVFLEEALYQYLSDNNVYLPFQINGEFLFYRNSTLQDDYSMIKKGNYNEVLNSYINRINTKSFCVKILEDMFKVLVCGLAFEEARYMSEFIIMVRKIFLVTYERVKQNEKFGLVVNDNYKLKDDFENALSDVERLKQFIVQITGLENYKFPIKIAGENSKKDDIPIKRNSEDLVDLGLNHMKEEEYEKAYTCFLEASKMDDSYGYYNLGIMFEEGKYVEKDHSKAFDYYIKASERGNQVSMYKLGLRFFTGDFVEKDPFKAFDLFSSAASGYLPALYMMGECMFLGLGTSKNTKKGIELIEESIKLGFPNGCFFLGNSCLFGENIPLNYDKALLYFNLGLEKKDSNCAYQLGYMYMNGIGVDKNIPKAINYYETSANQGLILAMKVLAEYYLDNEYNQYDIDRAQNYIRMCITYGDEDAVDWLKSLT